One part of the Sorangiineae bacterium MSr11954 genome encodes these proteins:
- a CDS encoding DJ-1/PfpI family protein: MIVGRRSFSAGISAFLAGCALDAKDGEAPKETTAPLGAPDVDADADEGNDAADGSSGPLQIGMLLYPNFTAQDFVGPQLIFAGLGDVKLHVLWKDTKVVVSDSGLGIQATTPLHACPKRLDILFIPGGHGTADAMLDRELVAFVAHRGRRARYVTSVCTGSLLLGAAGLLCGYRAATHWAYRDILPILGATPVSERVVRDRNRITGGGVTAGIDFALTISAQLRGDDYAKLQELMFEYAPEPPFDTGTPEAAGPELTSRARTLAAPGVERTRRAALAHAPHCRT, from the coding sequence ATGATCGTGGGTCGGCGTAGCTTCAGTGCAGGAATTTCGGCTTTTTTGGCAGGGTGTGCGCTCGATGCAAAGGACGGCGAGGCGCCGAAGGAGACGACGGCGCCTCTCGGCGCGCCCGACGTGGACGCGGACGCGGACGAAGGCAACGATGCGGCAGATGGGTCGAGCGGCCCGCTGCAAATTGGGATGTTGCTGTATCCCAACTTCACGGCGCAGGACTTCGTGGGCCCGCAGTTGATCTTCGCGGGCCTCGGCGATGTGAAGCTCCATGTCCTGTGGAAGGACACGAAGGTGGTGGTGAGCGACAGCGGGCTTGGCATCCAGGCCACCACCCCGCTGCACGCGTGCCCCAAGCGCCTCGATATCTTGTTCATCCCCGGCGGCCACGGCACCGCCGATGCGATGCTGGATCGGGAGCTGGTCGCGTTCGTGGCGCACCGTGGAAGGCGCGCCCGCTATGTGACCAGCGTGTGCACGGGCTCGCTCTTGCTCGGCGCCGCGGGGCTCCTCTGCGGTTACCGGGCTGCGACCCACTGGGCCTACCGTGACATCTTGCCGATCTTGGGCGCGACCCCGGTGTCCGAGCGCGTGGTTCGCGATCGCAACCGCATCACGGGCGGGGGCGTGACGGCCGGGATCGATTTTGCGCTGACCATCTCCGCCCAGCTGCGCGGCGACGACTACGCGAAGCTGCAGGAGCTGATGTTCGAGTACGCGCCCGAGCCGCCGTTCGATACGGGCACCCCCGAAGCTGCCGGCCCCGAGCTGACGAGCCGGGCGCGCACCCTCGCCGCCCCGGGGGTCGAGAGGACGCGCCGGGCGGCGTTGGCCCACGCGCCGCATTGCCGGACCTGA
- a CDS encoding peroxiredoxin — protein sequence MATIRIGSIAPDFTQSSTEGDISFHQWIGSSWAVLFSHPKDFTPVCTTELGTVAKLKPEFEKRNVKVIAVSVDDVDSHKRWTGDIEETQKTKLNYPILGDSDRKVATLYDMIHPEANDTLTVRSVFIIDPNKKVRATITYPASTGRHFDEVLRVIDSLQLTDSHSVATPANWTQGNDVVILPSIQDPDVIKQKFPKGHTVLKPYLRITPQPNK from the coding sequence ATGGCCACCATTCGCATTGGAAGCATCGCGCCTGATTTCACGCAGTCGTCGACCGAGGGAGACATCTCGTTTCATCAGTGGATCGGAAGCAGCTGGGCGGTGCTCTTCTCGCACCCCAAGGACTTCACGCCCGTGTGCACCACGGAGCTGGGCACCGTGGCCAAGCTCAAGCCCGAGTTCGAAAAGCGGAACGTGAAGGTCATCGCCGTGAGCGTCGACGACGTCGATTCGCACAAGCGCTGGACGGGGGACATCGAGGAGACGCAAAAGACGAAGCTGAATTACCCGATCCTCGGGGACTCCGACCGCAAAGTCGCCACCCTCTACGACATGATTCACCCGGAGGCGAACGACACGCTCACCGTCCGCTCCGTCTTCATCATCGACCCGAACAAGAAGGTCCGCGCGACCATCACCTACCCGGCGAGCACCGGCCGCCACTTCGACGAGGTGTTGCGCGTCATCGACTCGCTGCAGCTCACCGACAGCCACTCCGTGGCCACCCCCGCCAACTGGACCCAGGGCAACGACGTGGTGATCCTGCCGTCGATTCAGGATCCCGACGTCATCAAGCAAAAGTTCCCCAAGGGCCACACGGTGCTGAAGCCGTACCTTCGCATCACGCCGCAGCCGAACAAGTAA
- a CDS encoding adenine phosphoribosyltransferase, with the protein MGAKKKTPSDFPRREGEAAELTVPRDALSFAASKIRNIADFPKPGILFKDITPLLASPRAFHIVLDAIAERFIGEHIDAIVGVEARGFIFGGALAARLNASFVPARKPGKLPAACDEVTYETEYSVATLEMHKGSVTEEARVIVVDDLLATGGTAKAAADLVRKQGGYVVAYAFVVELSFLGGRDRLMPVKVESVIQY; encoded by the coding sequence ATGGGAGCCAAGAAAAAGACGCCTTCGGATTTTCCTCGGCGTGAGGGGGAAGCTGCGGAGCTTACCGTGCCGCGCGATGCACTCAGCTTCGCGGCCTCCAAAATCCGCAACATCGCGGACTTTCCAAAGCCTGGGATCCTGTTCAAGGACATCACCCCGCTGCTCGCGAGCCCGCGCGCCTTCCACATCGTGCTCGACGCCATCGCGGAGCGCTTCATCGGAGAGCACATCGACGCCATCGTGGGCGTGGAAGCGCGCGGATTCATCTTCGGCGGCGCCCTCGCCGCGCGCCTGAACGCGAGCTTCGTGCCCGCGCGCAAACCCGGCAAGCTCCCCGCCGCGTGCGACGAGGTCACCTACGAGACCGAGTACAGCGTGGCGACCCTCGAGATGCACAAAGGGTCGGTGACCGAAGAAGCGCGCGTCATCGTGGTGGACGATCTGCTCGCCACCGGCGGCACCGCCAAAGCGGCGGCCGATTTGGTGCGCAAGCAAGGCGGTTATGTGGTGGCATACGCCTTCGTCGTGGAGCTGTCGTTCCTCGGCGGCCGCGATCGGCTCATGCCCGTCAAAGTCGAGAGCGTAATTCAGTATTGA
- the surE gene encoding 5'/3'-nucleotidase SurE produces the protein MTRPLIVLANDDGYSSRGIRTMRDALLEIGDVVLIAPESEQSASSHALTLHRPLRLRMVEEGIFAVDGTPADCIYVALHAGGRVLPRRPDLVVSGLNHGLNLGQDVFYSGTVAAAREGALQGIPALATSAHTQADFAAASRLCARLALGLHQACSGRKHASKAVMTSGARQVAEPAPLLSVNVPRDWNGKVEPARLGMRIYEELVDFRQDPRGREYFWLGGPGVTHEQSPGTDTDAFDRGYATLTALMLDLTDTTRGTLTSTLARDAGADRTTGSAGEDQVDS, from the coding sequence GTGACGCGACCTCTGATCGTGCTGGCCAACGACGATGGATATTCGAGCCGCGGCATCCGAACGATGCGCGATGCGCTCCTGGAAATCGGGGACGTGGTCCTCATCGCGCCCGAGAGCGAACAAAGTGCGTCGAGCCATGCGCTCACGTTGCATCGCCCGCTGCGGCTGCGCATGGTCGAAGAAGGCATCTTCGCCGTCGATGGCACACCGGCGGACTGTATTTACGTGGCGCTGCACGCGGGCGGGCGCGTGCTCCCGCGCCGGCCGGACTTGGTCGTCTCGGGGCTCAATCACGGGCTGAACCTGGGCCAAGACGTCTTTTACTCCGGCACGGTGGCCGCCGCACGCGAGGGCGCCCTGCAGGGCATCCCGGCCCTGGCCACCAGCGCCCATACCCAGGCGGATTTCGCCGCCGCGTCGCGGCTGTGCGCGCGGCTCGCGCTCGGCTTGCATCAGGCCTGTTCCGGCCGAAAACACGCGTCGAAGGCGGTCATGACGAGCGGCGCGCGGCAGGTCGCGGAGCCCGCGCCGCTGCTTTCGGTCAACGTTCCGCGCGACTGGAACGGCAAGGTGGAACCGGCGCGGCTGGGGATGCGCATCTACGAGGAGCTGGTCGATTTTCGTCAGGATCCGCGGGGCCGTGAGTACTTCTGGCTGGGTGGTCCGGGGGTCACCCACGAGCAGAGCCCGGGTACCGACACCGACGCCTTCGATCGCGGCTACGCTACCCTGACCGCGTTGATGCTCGATCTGACCGACACCACGCGCGGCACGCTGACGAGCACGTTGGCGCGCGACGCCGGCGCCGATCGGACCACGGGGAGCGCCGGCGAAGACCAAGTCGATTCTTGA
- a CDS encoding prolyl oligopeptidase family serine peptidase, translated as MPKPGAVTETLHGVTVEDPFRWLEDGDAPDVKAWTDQQNEKTRKFLELAPSHEVLRREISELLHVGVVGAPFVATPAPGQRRYFHMKREGEQNQPTLYVRDKVDGPDRVLIDASALSADGTSAIDWWYPSRDGKFVAWGRSEDGSEDSTLFIRDVKTGKDLPDRIPYARYASVAWEPGNKAFYYTRHPEPGSVPPGDEKYYSKVFRHVVGADPKDDVLVFGSGREKTDTPGVVLSPNGRWLVVSVHQGWAKSEVYMQDLHAKGAGTNANKWTEVAVRTEALFDPIVRDDRMYILTNDGAPHYRLFAVDYKQPDRTHWKELIVEGPDVLTGVDIIGKTIVATYLHEASTRIERFDLQGKAKGPIPLPGIGTAMVSGAHDGDEAFVEFFSYATPPTVSRVDLKNSASKPEIWDRVGEKFANEKINVNLLHATSKDGTKIPMFVVSGEGFTKNGETPTVLWGYGGFNQLMTPTFSARTLATVRHGGVWVFTILRGGGEFGEEWHKAGMLANKQNVFDDFIACAEEVIAQKITNPSRLAIGGGSNGGLLTSVAATQRPELFRAGLSLVPLTDMVRYTHFRIAQAWIPEYGDPANPEQFKVLYAYSPYHHVKDGVRYPAMLFTSAESDARVDPMHARKMAARMQEAQGAPDRPILLRLETKAGHGAGKPTHKLVDEVTDELSFLFHELGVK; from the coding sequence TTGCCGAAACCTGGAGCTGTGACCGAGACCCTGCACGGCGTGACCGTCGAAGATCCCTTTCGCTGGCTCGAAGACGGCGACGCCCCCGACGTGAAAGCGTGGACGGATCAACAGAACGAGAAGACGCGCAAATTCCTCGAGCTCGCCCCGTCGCACGAGGTGCTCCGGCGTGAAATCTCCGAGCTGCTCCATGTGGGCGTGGTCGGCGCGCCGTTCGTGGCCACACCGGCCCCCGGGCAGCGCCGCTACTTCCATATGAAGCGCGAGGGCGAGCAGAACCAGCCAACCCTGTACGTTCGCGACAAGGTGGACGGTCCGGACCGGGTGCTCATCGACGCATCGGCCCTCTCGGCCGACGGTACGAGCGCCATCGACTGGTGGTACCCGTCACGCGACGGCAAGTTCGTCGCCTGGGGCCGCAGCGAGGACGGCAGCGAGGACAGCACCCTCTTCATCCGCGACGTCAAGACGGGCAAAGACCTGCCCGATCGCATCCCGTACGCCCGCTACGCGTCGGTGGCGTGGGAGCCTGGAAACAAGGCCTTCTACTACACGCGCCACCCCGAGCCGGGCTCCGTGCCGCCGGGCGACGAGAAGTACTACTCCAAGGTGTTCCGCCACGTGGTGGGCGCCGATCCCAAAGACGACGTGCTCGTCTTCGGCTCGGGCCGCGAGAAGACCGACACGCCCGGCGTGGTGCTGTCCCCGAACGGGCGCTGGCTGGTGGTGTCCGTGCACCAGGGGTGGGCCAAGAGCGAAGTGTACATGCAGGATTTGCACGCGAAGGGCGCGGGCACGAACGCGAACAAGTGGACGGAGGTGGCGGTGAGGACCGAGGCCCTCTTCGATCCCATCGTGCGCGACGATCGCATGTACATCCTCACCAACGACGGCGCGCCGCACTACCGTCTCTTTGCGGTCGACTACAAGCAGCCGGATCGCACGCACTGGAAGGAGCTGATCGTCGAAGGGCCCGACGTGCTCACCGGGGTGGACATCATCGGCAAGACCATCGTGGCGACGTACCTGCACGAGGCCTCCACCCGCATCGAGCGCTTCGATCTGCAGGGCAAGGCCAAGGGGCCGATTCCGCTGCCCGGCATCGGCACGGCCATGGTGAGCGGCGCGCACGACGGGGACGAGGCGTTCGTCGAGTTCTTCTCGTACGCCACGCCGCCCACGGTGTCGCGCGTCGACCTGAAGAACAGCGCCAGCAAGCCCGAAATTTGGGATCGGGTGGGCGAGAAGTTCGCGAACGAGAAGATCAACGTGAACCTCCTGCACGCCACCTCGAAGGACGGCACGAAGATCCCGATGTTCGTCGTCTCCGGCGAGGGCTTCACCAAGAACGGCGAGACGCCCACCGTCCTCTGGGGCTACGGGGGCTTCAACCAACTGATGACCCCCACCTTCAGCGCCCGCACCCTGGCGACCGTGCGCCACGGCGGCGTATGGGTGTTCACCATTTTGCGCGGGGGCGGGGAGTTCGGCGAAGAGTGGCACAAGGCGGGGATGCTCGCGAACAAGCAAAACGTGTTCGACGACTTCATCGCGTGCGCGGAAGAGGTGATCGCGCAGAAAATCACCAACCCGTCCCGTCTCGCCATCGGGGGCGGCTCCAACGGCGGCCTCCTCACCTCGGTGGCGGCCACCCAGCGGCCCGAGCTCTTTCGGGCAGGGCTCTCGCTGGTGCCGCTCACCGACATGGTGCGCTACACGCACTTCCGCATCGCCCAAGCGTGGATCCCGGAGTACGGCGATCCGGCCAACCCGGAGCAGTTCAAGGTGCTCTACGCATACTCGCCCTACCACCACGTGAAGGACGGTGTGCGCTACCCCGCCATGCTGTTCACCAGCGCCGAGAGCGATGCGCGCGTCGATCCCATGCACGCGCGCAAGATGGCGGCGCGCATGCAGGAGGCGCAGGGAGCGCCGGATCGGCCCATTCTGCTTCGGCTCGAGACCAAGGCGGGGCATGGGGCGGGGAAGCCGACGCACAAGTTGGTCGACGAGGTGACCGACGAGTTGAGCTTCTTGTTTCACGAGCTCGGGGTGAAGTGA